One region of Hemitrygon akajei unplaced genomic scaffold, sHemAka1.3 Scf000045, whole genome shotgun sequence genomic DNA includes:
- the LOC140720567 gene encoding uncharacterized protein produces the protein MAHQRVHTRERPFTCSVCRKGFTRSSHLLRHQSVHTGERPFICSDCGKGFICSSQLKVHQRVHTGERPFTCSDCGKGFTQSSDLLAHQSVHTGERPFTCSECGKGFTCSSHLLRHQSVHTGERPFTCSDCGKGFTCSSHLLRHQRVHTGERPFTCSDCGKGFTCSSELKVHQRVHTGERPFTCSNCGKGFNQSSELKVHQRVHTGEKPFTCSVCGKGFTCSSLLKVHQRVHTGERPFTCSDCGKGFTFSYKLKVHQRGHTGERPFICSDCGKGFTCSSQLKVHQRIHTGERPFTCSDCGKGFTQSSELKLWLGRKVKTGAEESLEPTATRQSSGQALSHYYRPPIYTNPTSAPAHHRSDCPRVVRLSVGSAPARVPMVQTLAGGPHSATTGRSRRDIAESSALRLFHWDTPNSPSTLSSWNVMTNKYNSCQRLAV, from the exons atggctcaccagcgagttcacactagggagcggccgttcacctgctcagtctgtcggAAGGGATTCACTAGGTCATCTCACctgctgagacaccagtcagttcacactggagagaggccgttcatctgctcagactgtgggaagggattcatttgctcatcccaactgaaggtacatcagcgagttcacactggggagaggccattcacctgctcagactgtgggaagggattcactcagtcatccgacctactggcacaccagtcagttcatactggagagaggccattcacctgctcagagtgtgggaagggattcacttgctcatctcacctactgagacaccagtcagttcacactggagagaggccattcacttgctcagactgtgggaagggattcacttgctcatctcacctactgagacatcagcgagttcacactggagagaggccattcacctgctcagactgtgggaagggattcacttgctcatccgagctgaaggtacatcagagagttcacactggggagaggccgttcacctgctcaaactgcgggaagggattcaatcagtcatctgaactgaaggtacatcagcgagttcacactggcgagaagccattcacctgctcagtctgtgggaagggattcacttgctcatccctactgaaggtacatcagcgagttcacactggagagaggccgttcacttgctcagattgtgggaagggattcactttctcatacaaactgaaggtacatcagcgaggtcacactggggagcggccgttcatctgctcagactgtgggaagggattcacttgctcatcccaactgaaggtacatcaacgaattcacactggggagaggccattcacctgctcagactgtggaaagggattcactcagtcatctgaactgaag CTCTGGCTCGGTCGCAAAGTTAAAACCGGGGCTGAGGAGAGCCTGGAGCCCACAGCCACCCGGCAGAGCTCGGGCCAGGCCCTTTCTCACTACTACCGGCCGccgatttacacaaacccgaCATCAGCCCCTGCTCACCACCGCTCGGACTGTCCCAGAGTTGTGAGGCTTAGTGTCGGCAGCGCACCTGCGCGTGTCCCTATGGTCCAGACACTGGCCGGAGGTCCCCACAGCGCCACCACTGGCCGGAGCCGGAGGGACATCGCAGAGAGCTCAGCCCTTCGGCTCTTTCACTGGGACACGCCGAACTCCCCATCAACTCTATCCAGCTGGAATGTAATGACCAACAAATATAATTCTTGTCAGCGATTAGCTGTCTGA